The stretch of DNA AAGGTGTAGCCGAAAGGCGAAGCCGATGGACAATTGGTTAATATTCCAATACTATCTTGTATTGTGACGGGGAGACGCAGTGGTGAAAGATCCGCGAACTGACGGAATAGTTCGTTAAAGGGCGTAACTATAGGGCTGGTAGGCAAATCCGCCGGCTTTGGTGAAACCTGAAAGTACCGCAAGCCTACGGGTGCGTGGATAGTGATCCTAAAGGCTGCCGAGAAAATCCTCTAAACTTCAGATACAAGATACCCGTACCGTAAACCGACACAGGTAGTCGAGGAGAGAATCCTAAGGTGCTCGAGTGAATCATGGCTAAGGAACTCGGCAAAATGGCCCTGTAACTTCGGGAGAAGGGGCGCCCCTTAACGGGGGCCGCAGTGAAAAGGCCCAGGCGACTGTTTAACAAAAACACATGGCTTTGCAAAATCGCAAGATGAAGTATAAGGCCTGACACCTGCCCGGTGCTGGAAGGTTAAGAGGGGATGTTAGTCGCAAGGCGAAGCATTGAATCGAAGCCCCAGTAAACGGCGGCCGTAACTATAACGGTCCTAAGGTAGCGAAATTCCTTGTCGGGTAAGTTCCGACCTGCACGAATGGTGTAACGATCTGGGCGCTGTCTCAGCCATGAGCTCGGTGAAATTGTGGTATCGGTGAAGACGCCGGTTACCCGCAACGGGACGGAAAGACCCCATGCACCTTCACTACAACTTAACATTGATATCGGATACAGGATGTGTAGGATAGGTGGGAGACTGTGAGCCGGATTCGCTAGGATTCGGGGAGTCAACGTTGAAATACCACCCTTTCTGTATTTGGTGTCTAACCCTGCTGAAGCGGGGGACATTGTTTGGTGGGTAGTTTGACTGGGGTGGTCGCCTCCAAAAGAGTAACGGAGGCTTTCAAAGGTATGCTCAGTACGCTTGGTAACCGTACGTGGAGTGCAATAGCAAAAGCATGCTTGACTGTGAGGCCCACAAGCCGATCAGGTACGAAAGTAGGATATAGTGATCCGGTGGTTCTGCATGGAAGGGCCATCGCTCAAAGGATAAAAGGTACGCTGGGGATAACAGGCTGATCTCCCCCAAGAGCTCATATCGACGGGGAGGTTTGGCACCTCGATGTCGGCTCGTCACATCCTGGGGCTGGAGAAGGTCCCAAGGGTTCGGCTGTTCGCCGATTAAAGTGGCACGCGAGCTGGGTTCAGAACGTCGCGAGACAGTTCGGTCCCTATCTGTTGTGGGCGTAGGATATTTGAGTGGACCTGACCTTAGTACGAGAGGACCGGGTTGGACGAACCGCTAGTGAATCAGTTATGACGCCAGTTGTACAGCTGAGTAGCTACGTTCGGTCGAGATAAGCGCTGAAAGCATCTAAGTGCGAAACTCACCACAAGATGAGATATCCATACAGGATCGTGGAAGATGACCACGTTGATAGGCTACAGATGTAAAGGTGGTAACATCAAAGTCGAGTAGTACTAATCATCCGAAACTTTCTGCAAAGAAAGCCTCGTTTACTTTCTGCGGTAGTAACTTCTTTCAAAAATATGTCTAAAAGAGATTCAAAAGATATTCAGGTGCCTATATCGGCGGTGTCCACCTCTTCCCATTCCGAACAGAGAAGTTAAGCCCGCCAGAGCCGATGGTACTGCCGTAACAGGTGGGAGAGTAGGTCGGTGCCGATTTTTATACAAGCCCGTTGGTGAATAACCAATGGGCTTTGTTTGTTTACAGCCCAACCCCTCGGTTGTATCCTACGAACGGATGCTGGAACAGGAACAAAAGTTGTGGAGTTTAGGCTAAAAGCTGATTTTTGTGGATCAAAAAAAGAATAATGCACGATTCCTTTCAAGCCCTTCTTCACTTGGTTATTCCCGAAGGTGTTTCAGATTATTTCAAACTGGTTGACCATAAAACGCAGGCCAACTCCATTCATATTTACCTGGAAGAACTCAATAGTATTCCCCTGGAGTACCAGTCCAACCGGCTTCAATCCAAAGGTTTTTTCGATGAAGTGATTTTACAGGATTTTCCCCTCCGTGGCCGGGAGGTGTTCTTGCACGTGAAGCGTCGCCGATGGCTGAATTTAGATAGCAACAAAGTGGTTTTCCGTAACTGGGAGGTGGTGGCCAAGGGAACGCGAATCACCCAGGATTTTGCCGCTTTTTTAAAAGCTATCAGCCGATACCAAGGCACATAGCCTGCAAACGATCGGTTCATTTTACGGCATTAGCGGTAAAAAACTGCAACGCTATTATCGGGATAAGCTTAGTGACTACTCCCTTTGGGAACATAAAGAGAATGCTCGCAAGGGACTTGTTTTTGAACAGAATATGGGACCTTTTCTATCGATTGATGAAACCTCGCTGTCTCACGGAGAACTCTATACGGTGGTGACCAACAAACAGGCAAAAGGGAAGGCAGGAACTTTAGTGGCCATTATGGAAGGCACTAAATCGGAAACGATCATCCCTTTGTTGCAAAAGCTATCGCCGAAACAACGCAATAAGGTACAGGAAATAACCCTAGACCTGGCGGGCAACATGAGTCTGATTGCCAAGAAGTGTTTTCCCAATGCCACCCGGGTGATCGATCGGTTTCATGTGCAGCAGTTGGCCACAGAAGCCTTGCAGGAGATAAGAATTAAATACCGCTGGCAAGCAATCGATGCAGAAAATCAAGCAATAGAAGATGCTAAAACAGCCCAAGTAACCTACTGCCCTCCGGTTCTCTCCAATGGAGAAACGCTCAAGCAACTGTTGGCCAGAAGCAGGTACCTCTTGTATAAAAAAGAGGATAACTGGACTGTCGAACAGGCCCAGAGGGCCGACCTGTTATTTGAACGATACCCCGATCTAAGAAAAGCCTATGAACTCACTCAAAAACTATCTTGGATCTTTAGTACTACCACAGATAAATTATATGCTTTTGCAAGATTGGCCAAATGGAACGAACTGGTGGAACAATCGGGATTCAAGTCGTTTAATACCCTCTCCAGAACAATTATTAATCACCACCAACACATACTCAACTACTTCGACAACAAAAGTGCCAATGCTTCGGCCGAATCGTTCAATGCCAAGATCAAAGCGTTCAGAGCTCAATACAGAGGGGTGGGAAATGTGAATTTTTTCCTTTTCAGGCTGGCTAAATTATATGCTTAGTCCACAGATTTTGGACCTGATCCCGGATGCTCCAGCGGAGCAAAAGATCGGTAGCAATAATGGTACGTCCAAAAAGCGATTGTGCCGTTAGGTACAAAACAGTAGCCTGTTCGGTATTGAATCGTCTAGCCATTCGCATTTAGTCAACAGACCCTTCGTGCCTCAGGATGACACATGGTTGATCAGTTTCCTTTTTGTATTTATTCTCCTGCCTCTTTTCTGAATACATAATTGGTGTTGTACCTAAAGGCACAATAATGCTGAATAAATGACTATACCTATCGAGCTGTTGCACCTAATGGCGCAATGCCTGAATGGCTTTGTATTTCCCATTGCGAAACGATGTCATGCCATTAGGTACAAGGTAGTAACCTGTTCGGAAATGAACTGTACAGCCATTCGCATTTAGTCAACAGCTCCTTCGTGCCTCAGGATGACACGCGGTTGGTTCCATTGTGCTGGTTAATAGCTAGGTAGAACATCAGCCTTTAACGAAAGGATGCTCCAGCGGAGCAAAACATCGGTAGCAATAACACCGTCCAAAAAGAAGTTGTGCCGTTAGGTACAAAACAACAACCGGTTTGGTAATGAATCGTCAAGATATTCGAATTCAACCAACAGCTCTTTCCCCTCCGAATGACACACGGTTGATTGATTTCCTTTTTGTATTTATTCTCCTGCTACTTTTCTGAATAGGTAATTGGTGTTGTACCTAAAGGCACAACGATGCGGAATAAATGACTATAGCTACCGAGCTGTTGCACCTAACGGCGCAATGCCTGTATGACTTTGTATTGCACATTCCGAAACAATGTAATGCCGTTAGATACAAAACAGCCGGCTCGGTATTGAATCGTCCAGGCATTCGCATTTAGTCAACAGATCCTTCGTGCCTCAGGATGACACGCAGTTGTTCAGTTTCCTTTTGTGTTTATTCTCCTGTCACTTTTCTGAATACGTAACTTGGTTTTGTACCTAAAAACACAACGAAAGATTGCTCCAGCGGAGCAAAACATCGGTAGCAATGACACGGAAGAAAAGAAGTTGTGCCGTTAGGTACAAAACAGTAGCCGGTTCGGTGATGGATTGCCCAGAACAGTCGCATGCAACCAAAAGATCCTTCGTGCCTCAGGATGACACACAGTTGGTTGCATTGTGCTATTTCATATTTAAGTATAACATCAGCCTTAACGAAAGGATGCTCCAACGGAGCAAAAGATCGGTAGCACTGACACATCCCAAAAACAATTGTGCCGTTAGGTACAAAACAGTAGCCGGTTCGGTAATGAATCGTCAAGGCATTTGAATTTGATGGTACACTATCATTGCATTCAACTAATTAATTTTCATTATTAGTTTTTTCTGCCTTTTAGTTTGAGTAATTTCATGGCTAAGATTCTTTTTATGTCAAACGTTGGGTTAATTATTGAGGAGAGGCCTGCTGATATAGGCAATTTTTTAGTGGGTCGGTTATTACCTTTCAGAGGAAAGCGTATGGTAGGTCCATATATATTTATTGATCATATGGGGCCTGTTTCATTAAGTGAAGGTGAAAATATGGATGTGGCTCCGCATCCTCATATCGGCCTATCTACTCTTACTTACCTTTTTGA from Solitalea canadensis DSM 3403 encodes:
- a CDS encoding ISAon1 family transposase N-terminal region protein, producing MHDSFQALLHLVIPEGVSDYFKLVDHKTQANSIHIYLEELNSIPLEYQSNRLQSKGFFDEVILQDFPLRGREVFLHVKRRRWLNLDSNKVVFRNWEVVAKGTRITQDFAAFLKAISRYQGT
- a CDS encoding ISAon1 family transposase, translated to MSGKKLQRYYRDKLSDYSLWEHKENARKGLVFEQNMGPFLSIDETSLSHGELYTVVTNKQAKGKAGTLVAIMEGTKSETIIPLLQKLSPKQRNKVQEITLDLAGNMSLIAKKCFPNATRVIDRFHVQQLATEALQEIRIKYRWQAIDAENQAIEDAKTAQVTYCPPVLSNGETLKQLLARSRYLLYKKEDNWTVEQAQRADLLFERYPDLRKAYELTQKLSWIFSTTTDKLYAFARLAKWNELVEQSGFKSFNTLSRTIINHHQHILNYFDNKSANASAESFNAKIKAFRAQYRGVGNVNFFLFRLAKLYA